The proteins below are encoded in one region of Penicillium psychrofluorescens genome assembly, chromosome: 4:
- a CDS encoding uncharacterized protein (ID:PFLUO_006605-T1.cds;~source:funannotate) gives MTRASAPPILLQLHSPESVSTQVASLRNLKNELIGHDQRKEAYVNAGIIPALAQVLSSRRPTVRTTEFNGSIQEESKSAELEACLQAILIVGSLAQGGPTFLAPIFASNILPALLSTLSSEGCPLSFRLPILRVLSTIADRLPLQSQEQWPRDTRLADLVFASEHIGCLTRILGENYGSAQIQTSIELAAALIGKLCTEESHKTALAECGVLDALAVKIASFVVAQGFVLPGAEDHLQYLGALEAIPSPAPASAHLAPILRAVTVIIEHSKWRAEHLLSSPAIVTVFPKQVPGFSPSDIKKGPWGTPYLGSSAVPRPIGPNPVDALLPSVPLAHAKSSPNAANFPPLGHGGSQRRHSSHSFPTPFSLTETPIPEEDENSIVPWLLCILRSENGMARLMAARLVTALFRLGLAKKHRVPMFSYLLIPILIRILDKDFSLPNEGGPNYSGLISPTQCLKEEAPAVLANLVMDDQELQKHAVDGSALKRLSQLLKETYNPVPESSRPMWQAEGDTLGADSESVSAECRLGPPGYSPTLCHVMRYRESILKALAALVPFKDEYRKAVCENGVVPYIIDSLKPRPSDAPADASIPKNTAADGNPTPTLLAACGAARMLTRSVSVLRTSLIDAGVAQPLFALIKHPDLEVQIAATAAICNLALDFSPMKEAIISADIIPLLCEHAHSSNTKLRIESLWALKHVVYNTSNDIKMKVVAALGPAWIWQVISQDPVSNLTKRGMEDEMEQGAEIAMGRANSAGEQVDILNPMEEAGSRDENFKTTDTMPPSKMSLEMFLPDARRRRKLVLHGDLEQSTQARQDDIAVQEQTFDLLRNIICGPGAPEMIDHLFKEIGQDELLGALADNLRPRSIQLPHRRETSSRSLQIPVEILSSVTALIIHLAAGLPRHRQLLVSHRNLMRSLTDYFNHTHREVRVNCVWVVINLIYEEDQSDREGCRERAAKLRTLGIADRLASLADDSDLDVKERTKTAMHLLNSLAPA, from the exons ATGACACGAGCTTCTGCGCCGCCGattctgctgcagctccaCAGCCCAGAGTCCGTCTCCACGCAAGTAGCATCATTGCGCAACCTCAAGAATGAGTTGATCGGCCATGACCAGCGCAAGGAAGCCTACGTCAACGCGGGCATCATTCCTGCTCTGGCGCAGGTGCTCAGCTCGAGACGACCAACGGTGAGGACGACCGAGTTCAATGGATCGATACAAGAGGAATCAAAGTCAGCAGAGTTGGAAGCCTGTCTTCAGGCGATTCTGATCGTGGGAAGCTTAGCCCAGG GTGGCCCGACTTTTCTTGCTCCCATATTCGCCAGCAATATTCTTCCcgccctcctctccaccctTTCATCCGAAGGATGCCCACTGTCGTTCCGCCTTCCTATTCTCCGGGTCCTAAGCACGATTGCGGATCGTCTACCGCTGCAGAGTCAAGAGCAATGGCCTCGGGACACACGCTTGGCCGACCTTGTCTTCGCCTCTGAGCACATTGGGTGCCTCACTCGGATTCTTGGAGAAAACTACGGATCCGCACAGATCCAGACCTCCATCGAGCTGGCCGCTGCCCTGATTGGAAAGCTATGCACGGAGGAAAGCCACAAGACAGCACTAGCAGAGTGTGGGGTGCTCGATGCCCTGGCGGTCAAGATTGCCTCTTTTGTGGTGGCGCAGGGATTTGTGCTCCCTGGTGCCGAGGACCATCTCCAATATCTAGGTGCTTTGGAGGCAATCCCATCGCCAGCCCCTGCATCTGCCCATTTGGCACCGATTCTCCGCGCAGTTACGGTGATCATTGAGCACTCGAAATGGCGTGCGGAGCATCTCCTCTCGTCGCCCGCAATTGTGACTGTATTCCCCAAGCAGGTGCCGGGCTTTTCTCCATCCGACATCAAAAAGGGGCCGTGGGGAACACCGTATCTTGGAAGTTCAGCGGTGCCACGGCCCATCGGCCCCAATCCGGTCGATGCGCTACTGCCCTCAGTCCCACTGGCCCATGCCAAATCGTCTCCCAACGCCGCAAATTTCCCGCCTCTAGGGCATGGAGGCTCGCAGCGTCGGCACAGTAGCCACTCTTTCCCCACACCGTTCTCTCTGACGGAGACGCCTATCCCAGAGGAAGACGAGAACTCCATTGTTCCATGGCTTCTGTGCATTCTGCGTTCGGAAAATGGCATGGCACGGCTGATGGCTGCCCGTCTGGTCACGGCCCTGTTCCGGCTGGGATTGGCAAAGAAACACCGGGTGCCTATGTTTAGTTATCTGCTTATCCCCATCCTCATTCGAATTCTTGACAAGGACTTTTCCTTACCCAATGAAGGTGGTCCCAACTACAGCGGGTTGATCTCGCCGACACAGTGCCTGAAAGAGGAGGCCCCAGCAGTCCTGGCCAACTTGGTAATGGATGATCAAGAATTGCAGAAGCATGCGGTTGATGGCAGTGCGCTCAAACGGTTGTCCCAACTCCTGAAAGAGACATACAATCCAGTTCCAGAGAGCTCGCGACCAATGTGGCAAGCAGAGGGTGACACTTTAGGTGCAGATTCCGAGTCAGTGTCGGCGGAGTGCCGCCTTGGGCCTCCAGGCTACTCACCAACATTGTGCCATGTTATGCGGTATCGGGAAAGTATTCTCAAGGCTTTGGCAGCCTTGGTTCCGTTCAAGGACGAGTATCGCAAGGCGGTCTGTGAGAATGGCGTGGTCCCCTACATCATTGACTCGCTCAAGCCGCGGCCAAGTGATGCACCGGCGGACGCTTCGATTCCCAAGAACACGGCGGCTGACGGCAACCCGACTCCGACGCTGCTGGCTGCTTGTGGCGCAGCTCGGATGTTGACGAGATCGGTCAGTGTGTTGAGGACTAGTCTAATTGATGCCGGGGTCGCCCAGCCTTTGTTTGCTCTCATTAAGCATCCAGATTTAGAGGTACAGATCGCAGCTACAGCGGCAATCTGCAACCTGGCATTGGATTTCAGTCCCATGAAAGAG GCAATCATCTCCGCTGATATTATCCCGCTTCTGTGCGAGCATGCTCATTCGTCCAACACCAAGCTCCGCATTGAATCTCTATGGGCACTGAAACATGTAGTCTACAACACATCGAACGACATCAAGATGAAAGTCGTCGCAGCACTCGGTCCAGCCTGGATCTGGCAAGTCATCAGCCAAGACCCGGTCAGCAACTTGACAAAACGGGGGATGGAAGACGAGATGGAGCAGGGCGCTGAGATTGCCATGGGTCGAGCCAACTCAGCCGGGGAACAAGTCGACATTTTGAATCCCATGGAGGAAGCCGGCTCAAGGGATGAAAACTTCAAGACGACAGACACCATGCCGCCGTCGAAGATGAGCTTGGAAATGTTCCTCCCGGACGCTCGACGTCGACGCAAACTGGTCCTGCATGGCGACTTGGAGCAATCCACCCAGGCACGACAGGACGATATTGCGGTTCAAGAACAAACATTCGACTTGCTACGCAATATCATCTGCGGTCCAGGCGCCCCCGAGATGATCGATCATTTGTTCAAAGAGATCGGGCAGGATGAGCTCCTTGGCGCGCTGGCGGACAACCTCCGGCCACGCAGCATCCAGCTTCCCCATCGCCGCGAGACCTCTAGTCGGTCCCTGCAAATCCCTGTGGAGATTCTGAGCTCGGTCACGGCGCTGATTATCCACCTGGCTGCGGGCCTCCCCCGACACCGGCAGCTGCTCGTGTCGCACCGCAACCTGATGCGTTCGCTGACCGACTACTTCAACCATACTCATCGCGAAGTGCGGGTGAACTGCGTATGGGTGGTGATCAACCTCATCTACGAAGAAGATCAGAGTGACCGTGAAGGGTGCCGTGAGCGCGCTGCTAAGCTGCGGACATTGGGGATCGCAGACCGGCTGGCCAGTTTGGCGGACGATTCCGATTTGGATGTGAAGGAGCGCACCAAGACAGCGATGCACCTACTGAACTCCCTAGCGCCGGCATGA
- a CDS encoding uncharacterized protein (ID:PFLUO_006606-T1.cds;~source:funannotate) → MSPVPASILRALSLSSDPSKVSLSSSGLGSGFTSTGAIRAKVATEKGEEEERRYFVKTSADGKAAEEMFRGEYESLNAIAGSVPGFCPRALAWGPLEDPDNNKKFFLATEFLDLGGSMGRSSSGDESTPTTLAHRLGKLHTTPAPPDPETGRRRFGFPVPTFCGDTKQPNQFHDSWADFYANERLLTILASSEQRNGRDAGLRELVEKTAHTVVPRLLGDGHLGYNSRGEGEGIVPVVVHGDLWSGNADYGRIVGTGGDEKPGDVVYDPSACYAHSEFELGIMHMFGGFGARFFSQYHRVVPKTEPVEEYEDRVRLYELYHHLNHHAIFGGGYRSGAMSIMQKLVRKYGDAKP, encoded by the exons ATGTCTCCCGTTCCCGCCTCCATTCTCCGCGCCCTGTCTCTATCTTCTGATCCGTCAAAAGTCAGCCTCTCATCTTCCGGCCTGGGGTCAGGATTCACCAGCACCGGGGCCATTCGAGCCAAGGTAGCCACCGAAaaaggcgaagaagaagagcgccggTACTTCGTCAAGACATCAGCAGATGGCAAAGCTGCCGAGGAGATGTTCCGCGGGGAATACGAATCTCTCAATGCGATTGCAGGCTCGGTTCCGGGGTTCTGTCCGCGCGCTCTGGCTTGGGGACCACTAGAAGACCCGGACAATAACAAGAAATTCTTTCTCGCGACGGAGTTCCTTGACCTGGGCGGCTCAATGGGCCGCAGTAGCTCTGGTGATGAGAGCACGCCAACGACTCTTGCACATCGGCTGGGAAAACTACACACCACGCCCGCACCACCAGATCCAGAGACGGGGCGGCGTCGATTCGGGTTTCCCGTTCCTACCTTCTGCGGGGATACAAAGCAACCGAATCAATTCCACGACAGTTGGGCCGATTTCTACGCGAACGAGCGCCTGCTCACCATCCTAGCCTCGTCAGAGCAGCGCAATGGCCGCGACGCCGGACTGCgcgagctcgtcgagaaAACCGCGCACACGGTTGTTCCCCGACTACTAGGCGACGGCCATTTGGGATATAATTCTCgtggagagggggaggggatTGTCCCCGTCGTTGTGCATGGGGATCTATGGAGCGGAAACGCAGATTATGGTCGGATCGTGGGTACTGGAGGAGACGAAAAGCCTGGTGATGTGGTCTATGACCCGTCCGCATGCTATGCGCACAGCGAGTTTGAGCTAGGGATCATGCATATGTTTGGGGGCTTTGGGGCACGGTTCTTCAGCCAGTATCATCGTGTTGTGCCCAAGACGGAGCCCGTGGAGGAGTACGAGGATCGGGTGCGGTTGTACGAGTT ATACCACCATCTGAATCATCATGCCATTTTTGGAGGCGGGTATCGATCTGGTGCGATGTCGATTATGCAGAAGTTGGTTCGGAAGTATGGCGATGCGAAGCCGTAG
- a CDS encoding uncharacterized protein (ID:PFLUO_006607-T1.cds;~source:funannotate), producing MSHPDSNLHPEATGPAKALVDRHRAEQPLKLYAGWFLQRVWLALEEKQIPYEYIEVNPYHKPASLLTLNPRGLVPTLSCPTKPSPRPLYESTVILEYLEDAYPNYGPRLLPTDHYERARARIWIDYVTSRIIPAFHRFLQYQPTGPQDGGLDKARQEFLDHLKVWTKEMHATGPFFLGDELSAPDLVLAPWAVRLWAFDEFKGGVGIPSGGPDEAVWDRWRKWVAALEDRKSIVETTSEREHYLPIYKRYADDEAQSELAKATRAGRGVP from the exons ATGTCCCATCCCGACTCGAATCTCCACCCCGAAGCCACTGGCCCCGCCAAAGCGCTGGTCGACCGCCACCGCGCGGAGCAGCCCTTGAAGCTGTATGCGGGGTGGTTCT TGCAACGAGTGTGGCTCGCCCtagaagaaaagcaaattCCCTACGAATACATCGAAGTGAACCCGTACCACAAACCGGCTTCCCTCCTCACCCTCAACCCACGCGGTCTGGTGCCCACGCTCTCCTGCCCAACTAAGCCTTCTCCGCGGCCACTGTACGAGTCCACCGTGATATTGGAATACCTCGAAGATGCGTATCCAAACTATGGCCCGCGTCTCCTCCCAACGGATCACTACGAGCGAGCCCGCGCGAGGATCTGGATTGACTATGTGACTTCGCGGATTATTCCTGCGTTCCATCGTTTCCTGCAGTATCAGCCTACAGGTCCACAAGATGGAGGGCTGGACAAAGCCCGCCAGGAATTCCTGGATCATCTCAAGGTCTGGACAAAGGAGATGCATGCGACCGGTCCGTTCTTCTTAGGAGATGAATTGAGTGCTCCGGATCTTGTGCTGGCACCCTGGGCGGTGCGATTGTGGGCGTTTGATGAGTTTAAAGGTGGGGTAGGGATTCCGTCTGGTGGACCCGATGAGGCCGTTTGGGACAGATGGAGGAAGTGGGTTGCTGCTTTAGAGGATAGGAAGAGTATCGTGGAGACGACGAGTGAGAGGGAGCACTATCTGCCCATCTACAAGCGCtatgcggatgatgaggcgCAGAGTGAGttggcgaaggcgacgaggGCGGGACGGGGTGTTCCTTGA
- a CDS encoding uncharacterized protein (ID:PFLUO_006608-T1.cds;~source:funannotate), with protein sequence MAPEKKDGPLRRGSFLEPGAPETPVIHPSFIQVAKPYIFEQTIQDCIEAMGVNPMREESLRLQGVTWIDNVRKVLRLPVRTFNTAVMYYHHFRLVHPDNEYNYVDAAAAALFAACKIEDTLKKSREIVCAAYNLKLSPSEHLPSDDPFFETNARGIIGLERLMLEASGFDFRTRHPQKRLMKLTRKFGLTHDSEISRLAYRISLDLYRTFAPVKQASSAMAFACLELAGRLLDQPIEAVESGTGYEQWNTNRDEVMETLFDLLELYTDQRSSTIVGPQFAPDRFLTVRIPLNQEADAQHIPRYTRWIERPRMPKSSPRESNGAGTAPRPNHPLTPIAANGDRLKMNDRGSDAAVRFMLDPACAEEEKKQVTQYFTVEMEEYEVEE encoded by the exons ATGGCGCCTGAGAAAAAGGACGGGCCGCTTCGTCGCGGCTCATTCTTAGAGCCCGGCGCCCCAGAGACCCCCGTGATCCACCCGTCATTCATCCAGGTGGCCAAGCCGTATATCTTCGAGCAGACCATCCAGGACTGTATCGAGGCTATGGGCGTCAATCCAATGCGCGAGGAATCGCTGCGTCTCCAGGGCGTGACCTGGATTGATAATGTACGGAAAGTGCTTCGTCT ACCCGTCCGCACTTTCAACACGGCCGTGATGTATTATCATCATTTTCGGTTGGTGCACCCGGATAATGAGTATAACTACGTG gatgcagcagcggcggcttTATTCGCCGCGTGCAAGATTGAAGACACACTCAAAAAGTCCAGAGAAATTGTCTGCGCAGCTTACAATTTGAAATTATCACCATCTGAACATCTGCCGTCTGATGACCCG TTCTTCGAAACAAATGCCCGAggcatcatcggcctcgaaAGGCTCATGCTAGAAGCCTCTGGTTTCGATTTTCGGACTCGCCATCCCCAGAAGAGGCTGATGAAATTAACCCGAAAATTCGGCCTGACACACGACTCCGAGATTTCTCGCCTGGCCTACCGTATCTCATTGGATCTCTACCGGACCTTTGCCCCTGTCAAACAGGCATCCTCAGCCATGGCATTCGCCTGCCTCGAGCTTGCAGGACGACTACTGGATCAGCCCATTGAAGCCGTCGAGTCTGGAACGGGATATGAGCAGTGGAATACAAACCGTGACGAAGTCATGGAAACCCTCTTCGACCTCCTCGAACTTTATACCGACCAGCGCTCATCTACGATCGTGGGACCTCAATTCGCCCCCGACCGTTTCTTGACCGTCCGCATCCCGCTTAACCAAGAAGCAGACGCGCAGCATATCCCACGGTACACGCGCTGGATAGAGCGTCCGCGCATGCCCAAGTCCTCGCCCAGGGAATCCAATGGTGCTGGTACGGCGCCGCGGCCGAACCATCCGCTAACCCCAATTGCTGCGAATGGCGACCGCCTGAAAATGAATGACCGTGGCTCTGACGCCGCAGTCCGGTTTATGTTGGATCCTGCTTGcgcagaggaggagaagaagcaggttACGCAGTATTTTACTGTTGAGATGGAGGAGTATGAGGTTGAAGAGTAA
- a CDS encoding uncharacterized protein (ID:PFLUO_006610-T1.cds;~source:funannotate): MHFARSTVRLAALAVALTTPLVDAYYLDESCNDNQALITQWLNSAFSQAQAASDMFDSLASDANPSSPSAEWTAQRDLLSYMFPSTLSNDKPSTSSASWLQASSIFEDVLKYKGAQVGPRISRKRPARYSPLDKSSVVIYCNYDRFTAFKAPGDKAPFNYENHDCDRKSKTGFACDPTIGADLRMENSYHSCKDTKSTFAWTLNWANMNEDKPSQIQMCPQFITYLAGRNEKVLSDVTANLPKGAEVYKKFLAKYPGITPMDVARLGDMLTLHEMTHAVTGGVRAIDVNSPNSYGWGVCRGFGAQGYQNADSYGFVGVGASLIANNMRAMANGFVQVLPSGSGSGTKKRAVYAKGLSDWDAMMMMRRDGLSTLSTTTRHSHSSNSSTHSSTGQSTGSSTGESSGTSSGTNTLSKPSQPGSTPGSAPVSTPVSTPISTPDTPGGSTTGSTKPGNTGGSTGGSTPGGTSKTGATTTGVPPATTSMPSGRSTGSSGISTTSGSSVGPVITVVPIINGGGTTTSVTYTSTYTSSGSIGPTGAWVCTGSLCAQGSCVVPIFCPNGDSSSSWGLCCGAHPVPLADGDPPPPGGPDPPPDDPPDNDHTSTDGQSSTSGESTSTGSSSSTGSSSSTGSSSFTGSSSSTGSSSSTPTSSSTAKSSSTGSSSSTGSSSSTGSSSSTGTSSSTGTRSSTQSMSAGPTGTPLGDAWNFAWAQAEEDMLDVLASTDAPDVTWHGSGSSGSTSHASSSTPLVSSTGSSSGRSTETSTTRSTGPASTPPSTPSSSSTPLQPSTVTPVPSTTVPPPSTTTASPSSSSLSLPSGCPPADAPVCQTSDGSPDIDDCSAFGIGGSFNAVSTPCAQPYGSGCQTVDKNNSCSLVLCQDDDYAYSYCEPLPCVEYYIQQLIDTCGSNGKVGGYVHVNNGGNYVNVEVT; this comes from the exons ATGCATTTTGCTAGGTCTACAGTGCGGCTGGCCGCCCTGGCCGTCGCTCTAACGACTCCCCTTGTTGATGCATACTACCTGGATGAGTCTTGCAATGACAACCAGGCCCTTATCACTCAATGGCTCAACAGTGCCTTCAGTCAGGCCCAGGCGGCATCGGACATGTTCGACTCGCTCGCCTCCGATGCTAACCCTTCATCGCCGTCTGCTGAGTGGACAGCCCAGAGGGACCTGCTCTCCTACATGTTCCCGTCGACTTTGAGTAACGACAAGCCCTCAACCTCGTCAGCGTCTTGGCTGCAGGCGTCCTCGATATTCGAGGATGTTCTCAAGTACAAGGGAGCCCAGGTGGGACCCAGGATCAGCCGCAAACGCCCGGCGAGGTACTCCCCGCTGGACAAGAGCAGCGTCGTCATCTACTGCAACTATGATCGGTTCACCGCGTTCAAAGCCCCTGGCGACAAGGCCCCGTTCAACTACGAGAATCATGACTGTGATCGCAAGTCAAAAACGGGATTTGCCTGTGATCCAACCATTGGCGCCGACCTTCGCATGGAGAATTCCTATCATTCGTGCAAAGACACCAAGAGCACT TTCGCCTGGACACTCAACTGGGCCAACATGAATGAAGACAAGCCGTCGCAAATTCAAATGTGCCCCCAGTTTATCACGTACTTGGCCGGGCGAAATGAAAAGGTCCTCAGCGACGTAACTGCCAATCTGCCAAAGGGCGCCGAGGTCTACAAGAAATTCCTGGCCAAATACCCGGGGATCACACCCATGGACGTGGCCAGACTCGGCGACATGCTGACCCTGCACGAGATGACCCACGCCGTGACTGGTGGGGTCCGTGCCATCGACGTCAACTCTCCCAACTCGTACGGTTGGGGTGTCTGCAGGGGCTTCGGCGCCCAGGGATACCAGAACGCCGACAGCTACGGCTTCGTCGGTGTGGGAGCCTCTCTGATCGCCAACAACATGCGTGCCATGGCGAACGGCTTCGTCCAGGTTCTACccagtggcagtggcagcggGACCAAAAAGCGAGCCGTCTACGCTAAAGGTCTATCCGACTGggatgcgatgatgatgatgcgTCGTGACGGCTTGAGCACGTTAAGCACCACCACACGACACTCGCACTCTAGCAACTCCTCGACTCATTCGAGCACTGGCCAGTCGACGGGTTCGAGCACTGGCGAGTCGTCGGGGACCTCCTCCGGTACCAACACGCTTTCGAAGCCCTCGCAGCCTGGATCTACCCCGGGTTCGGCTCCGGTCTCGACGCCGGTTTCGACTCCCATTTCCACTCCTGACACCCCCGGTGGCTCGACTACTGGTTCAACTAAACCTGGCAATACCGGTGGCTCGACTGGTGGTTCAACCCCTGGCGGGACTTCCAAAACAGGCGCTACGACCACTGGGGTCCCCCCCGCTACAACTTCGATGCCATCGGGCCGATCTACCGGATCTTCAGGCATCTCGACCACGTCAGGGTCATCGGTAGGTCCTGTGATTACGGTTGTTCCCATCATCAACGGCGGCGGCACGACCACGTCTGTCACATACACTTCTACCTACACCAGCTCCGGCAGCATTGGTCCTACCGGTGCCTGGGTATGCACTGGCTCTCTGTGTGCCCAGGGATCCTGCGTGGTCCCCATCTTCTGCCCTAACGGCGACAGCAGCTCCTCTTGGGGACTCTGCTGCGGTGCTCACCCGGTGCCTCTGGCCGATGGAGACCCCCCGCCACCTGGAGGACCTGACCCGCCCCCAGATGACCCCCCGGACAACGACCACACCTCAACCGATGGTCAGTCCTCGACGAGTGGGGAGTCAACCTCGACCGGCTCAAGTTCCTCAACCGGCTCGAGTTCCTCTACCGGCTCGAGTTCCTTTACCGGCTCCAGTTCTTCTACCGGCTCCAGTTCCTCTACCCCCACAAGTTCCTCTACCGCTAAAAGTTCCTCTACCGGCTCAAGTTCCTCTACTGGCTCAAGTTCCTCTACTGGCTCAAGCTCCTCTACCGGCACAAGCTCCTCTACTGGCACAAGATCCTCGACTCAGTCAATGAGCGCCGGGCCGACGGGGACTCCGCTGGGTGACGCATGGAACTTCGCCTGGGCCCAAGCTGAAGAGGACATGCTTGATGTTCTCGCTTCCACCGATGCTCCTGATGTTACTTGGCACGGGTCCGGGTCCTCCGGGTCCACATCGCACGCGTCCAGTTCCACACCACTTGTATCGAGCACAGGATCAAGTTCAGGACGAAGCACAGAGACAAGCACCACTCGCAGCACAGGACCAGCTTCTACTCCACCTTCTaccccatcatcatcgtcaacgCCTCTTCAACCGTCAACCGTCACACCGGTGCCCTCAACCACGGTGCCGCctccgtccaccaccacagcttCCCCGTCTAGCTCATCACTTTCACTGCCCTCTGGCTGTCCTCCAGCCGATGCTCCAGTGTGCCAGACAAGTGACGGAAGTCCTGATATTGATGACTGCTCGgccttcggcatcggcgggtCTTTCAACGCCGTCAGCACTCCGTGTGCCCAGCCCTACGGTTCTGGCTGCCAGACGGTCGACAAGAACAACTCTTGCAGCCTGGTTCTCTGCCAAGATGATGATTACGCCTATAGCTACTGTGAGCCGTTGCCTTGCGTGGAGTACTACATCCAACAGTTGATCGATACTTGCGGAAGCAATGGCAAGGTTGGAGGTTATGTCCATGTGAACAATGGTGGTAACTACGTCAACGTCGAGGTTACCTAA
- a CDS encoding uncharacterized protein (ID:PFLUO_006611-T1.cds;~source:funannotate) produces the protein MSDYDEDDDPIMWPPVPCGNAEDSDGSAAERAANAPPLLPAKRPRALTLPLPSEDGGEEGDDEGGNRDGGEQQSSSGRYMLRNRPGPNITQAARNTPSSARQHTADQSQSRLLSTLPTEIRQAIWRHAVGGQLLHLTRVPNRLVALECAQPKDLTKDLETLRHDCWCMTRIGALRGTIPRVYRAKNGAQPTRPANLLPLLQTCRLVYAEAVSTLYQDNIFDIDHLDTLLYMKRCILPQRLRQITRLNFSWDFSQPVYPDSPRHKTWCEACDVLSSLSRLQELTIHLTGTFDVTSEYYESKSWVPLLDALKQVKATRRYDVYIPWSEEECSRAAAENDFPFTLVSRPQKPLTPRKTPKGESVTLF, from the coding sequence ATGTCGGATtacgacgaggatgacgaccCCATCATGTGGCCCCCGGTGCCATGCGGAAACGCTGAGGACTCCGATGGCTCGGCGGCCGAACGAGCGGCCAACGcaccgccgctgctgccggcCAAACGACCGCGGGCTCTGACACTTCCGCTCCCGTCTGAAGATGGtggggaagagggagatgacGAGGGCGGCAAcagagatggaggagagcagcaaagcagcagcggcagaTACATGCTGCGAAACCGGCCTGGCCCAAATATTACCCAGGCTGCCCGCAACACTCCATCTTCAGCCCGTCAGCATACAGCCGACCAATCGCAGTCTCGGCTGCTTTCGACACTGCCCACCGAGATTCGCCAAGCTATTTGGAGGCACGCCGTGGGCGGGCAGCTACTTCACTTGACCCGTGTCCCCAACAGACTCGTCGCTCTTGAATGCGCCCAGCCAAAGGACCTGACCAAGGACCTGGAGACGCTCAGACATGACTGCTGGTGCATGACGAGAATCGGAGCCCTTCGTGGTACCATTCCACGCGTGTACCGAGCCAAGAACGGTGCCCAGCCCACACGACCTGCCAaccttcttcctctgctgcaGACCTGTCGGCTAGTATACGCGGAAGCAGTGTCAACATTATACCAAGACAACATCTTTGATATTGATCACCTGGATACACTTCTTTACATGAAAAGATGCATACTCCCTCAGCGTCTACGTCAGATTACAAGACTAAACTTCTCTTGGGATTTCTCTCAACCTGTATACCCAGACTCTCCACGGCACAAGACCTGGTGTGAAGCGTGCGATGTGCTCTCGAGTCTCAGCAGGCTACAGGAGCTAACAATACACCTCACCGGAACTTTCGATGTAACCTCGGAGTATTACGAAAGTAAGTCCTGGGTGCCCCTGCTGGATGCACTCAAGCAGGTCAAGGCCACCCGGCGATACGACGTGTACATCCCGTGGTCCGAGGAGGAGTGCAGCAGGGCGGCCGCTGAGAATGACTTCCCTTTCACCTTGGTGTCTCGGCCCCAGAAGCCGCTTACCCCACGCAAAACTCCCAAGGGCGAGTCCGTTACGCTATTTTAG
- a CDS encoding uncharacterized protein (ID:PFLUO_006612-T1.cds;~source:funannotate), whose product MSNIIKKAEEALTGHHNDSARGSNNGPHNSKLANKLDPRVDSDRDNRARHEVMGGTAGPHSSNIANKIDPRVDSDRDNRAAQFDSPGNYQIGTTGAHGGGIDPYDRNVANERDPRVDPVSADNLTRHPGPRGGAYGPTGVSSTTTNAGPHGSNLVNKLDPRVDSELDNRNAGVQRIV is encoded by the exons ATGAGTAATATCATTAAGAAAGCTGAAGAGGCCTTGACTGGTCATCATAATGATTCGGCTCGTGGCTCAAACAATGGACCCCACAACTCCAAGCTAGCGAACAAGCTTGACCCACGAGTCGATAGCGACCGTG ACAACCGTGCCCGTCACGAGGTTATGGGAGGTACCGCTGGACCGCATAGCTCCAACATCGCTAATAAGATTGACCCCCGAGTCGATAGTGACAGAG ACAACCGCGCTGCTCAATTCGATAGCCCTGGCAATTATCAGATTGGGACAACTGGAGCTCATGGCGGGGGTATTGACCCCTACGACCGCAATGTCGCCAACGAGCGCGATCCTAGAGTTGACCCCGTTAGTGCGGACAACCTTACTCGCCATCCCGGCCCTAGAGGTGGTGCTTATGGGCCAACTGGTGTCTCGTCCACCACAACCAATGCAGGCCCACACGGTTCCAACTTAGTAAACAAGCTGGACCCCCGTGTCGACTCTGAACTCGACAATCGAAACGCTGGTGTGCAGCGCATTGTTTAG